One Devosia lacusdianchii genomic window carries:
- a CDS encoding BadF/BadG/BcrA/BcrD ATPase family protein, producing the protein MTRYYLGVDGGGTNCRVRLADEHLNTLAEVKNGRSNLQIDDGEPAFKAISDGTRDVFKAAGIDYAETANTYACFGMAGGRMDSARAEFAARPWPFAGVKVYDDIDIAHAGALGGGEGGVIIVGTGSAAMSIVSGKRYQAGGWGFPTGDQMSGAILGRELMRYSVEAEDGLVEGSPLTKAVIAQLGGDNQAVMAWAFATALNLRIISEDGSEGCDDALIGRAPAEFGKLMPLFIDYLEKGDPVAQKMLDIELGYIDTYARWFKRHGAEIMAVVGGFGQRLFPILTERYGDFVALPKFEPLHGAVILAKQNFA; encoded by the coding sequence GTGACCAGATACTACCTTGGCGTTGATGGGGGCGGTACCAATTGCCGCGTGCGTCTGGCCGATGAGCATCTGAATACGCTGGCTGAAGTCAAGAACGGCCGCTCCAATCTGCAGATCGACGATGGCGAGCCCGCCTTTAAGGCTATCAGCGACGGAACGCGCGACGTGTTCAAGGCTGCGGGCATCGACTACGCCGAAACCGCCAACACCTATGCCTGCTTCGGCATGGCTGGCGGGCGTATGGATTCGGCCCGCGCCGAGTTTGCCGCGCGGCCGTGGCCCTTCGCCGGGGTCAAGGTCTATGACGATATCGATATCGCCCATGCCGGCGCCCTGGGCGGCGGCGAGGGTGGCGTCATCATCGTCGGCACCGGCTCGGCTGCCATGTCCATCGTGTCGGGCAAACGCTATCAGGCTGGCGGCTGGGGCTTTCCCACCGGCGACCAGATGAGTGGCGCCATCCTGGGCCGCGAATTGATGCGCTATTCGGTCGAAGCCGAAGACGGGCTGGTCGAAGGCTCGCCGCTCACCAAGGCGGTGATTGCCCAGCTGGGCGGCGACAATCAGGCCGTGATGGCCTGGGCCTTTGCTACTGCGCTCAACCTGCGCATCATCAGCGAGGATGGCTCGGAAGGGTGCGATGATGCCCTGATCGGCCGGGCGCCCGCCGAATTCGGCAAGCTGATGCCGCTCTTCATCGACTACCTCGAAAAGGGTGACCCGGTGGCTCAGAAGATGCTCGACATCGAGCTGGGCTATATCGACACCTATGCCCGCTGGTTCAAGCGGCACGGCGCTGAGATCATGGCCGTTGTCGGCGGCTTCGGTCAGCGACTATTCCCCATCCTTACCGAGCGCTACGGCGACTTCGTCGCGCTGCCCAAATTCGAACCGCTGCATGGCGCCGTCATCCTCGCCAAGCAGAACTTCGCCTGA
- the cbiB gene encoding adenosylcobinamide-phosphate synthase CbiB codes for MQAFVAPLALLVERWLGYPQRLVDLIGHPVIWMGRFITFMEKGVDKRERTPRQRRDAGIFTLAVLLIVTLAIALLVQQTLRSMPLGWALEILVATPFLAQKELGRAVEAVSTALLTSLQAGREAVSHIVGRDPDTLDEAGVARAAVETLAESTSDGVVAPWFWLVLLGLPGIALYKAINTADSMIGHMNERYRDYGWAAAKLDDLVNLIPARLSAVLVTIACFFVPGASPSKAWQAARRDARKHKSPNSGWPEAAFAGALDLSLGGPRTYDGELVDLPTMGDGDTRLGPYHIARAITLYRMTLNVLLALSLAIALLMLAA; via the coding sequence ATGCAGGCTTTCGTTGCGCCCCTGGCTTTGCTGGTTGAACGCTGGCTCGGTTACCCGCAGCGCCTCGTCGACCTCATCGGTCATCCGGTGATCTGGATGGGTCGCTTCATCACCTTCATGGAAAAGGGCGTCGACAAGCGCGAACGCACCCCGCGCCAGCGCCGCGATGCCGGCATTTTCACCCTGGCCGTACTGCTCATCGTCACGTTGGCCATCGCCCTGCTGGTGCAGCAGACACTGCGCTCCATGCCCCTCGGCTGGGCGCTCGAAATCCTTGTTGCCACACCCTTCCTCGCCCAGAAGGAACTGGGCCGTGCCGTGGAAGCCGTGTCGACGGCCCTGCTGACCTCGCTCCAGGCCGGTCGTGAGGCGGTAAGCCACATCGTCGGCCGCGATCCCGATACCCTCGACGAGGCCGGCGTCGCCCGCGCTGCCGTCGAGACCCTGGCCGAGAGCACGTCCGATGGCGTCGTCGCGCCCTGGTTCTGGCTGGTTCTGCTCGGTCTGCCAGGCATCGCGCTCTACAAGGCCATCAACACCGCCGATTCCATGATCGGCCATATGAACGAGCGCTACCGGGACTACGGCTGGGCCGCCGCCAAGCTCGACGACCTGGTCAATCTCATTCCCGCCCGCCTGTCGGCGGTCCTGGTCACGATAGCCTGCTTCTTCGTCCCCGGCGCCAGTCCGTCGAAAGCCTGGCAGGCAGCAAGGCGTGACGCCCGCAAGCACAAGTCGCCCAATTCCGGCTGGCCCGAAGCCGCCTTCGCCGGCGCATTAGACCTGTCGCTGGGCGGCCCGCGCACCTATGATGGCGAACTGGTGGACCTGCCCACTATGGGCGACGGCGACACCCGCCTCGGCCCCTACCACATCGCCCGCGCCATCACACTTTATCGCATGACCCTCAACGTGCTGCTGGCCCTGAGTCTCGCCATCGCGCTCTTGATGCTGGCGGCTTGA
- a CDS encoding VOC family protein produces the protein MTSGIHHVTLIAADVQANVDFYVGFLGLRLVKQTGGYEDARQLHLFYGDYAATPGSLVTFLIWQGGSAGQAGAGQVSELALAIAPGSIGYWLERALRFQVKVEGTATEFGEPVLRLRDPDGVMVKLVGADVPALAMPAGDIAVEHAIRRIRGVTLLSEVPEETSAFLVQYFGFRDRKQEGTTQRLVSDIGDSLDIRDASGFWPGAPGAGTADHVALRAVDAAEVEAVEYALRQRNSSLTNLHDRNYFTSLYVREPGGTLIEMASDGPGFLLDETLEKLGSTLFVPPDVQEEAEDIKVTLPQFGLPGEERMVYRDLIYTHRFHTPEAVDGSTLVLFHGTGGSETDLMPLAHRAAPRAALLGLRGRATEGGTRRWFRGLAPMLFDQNDIRFEATAMTAFMTEVRTAYGIRPEQMVGLGYSNGANFLAATMLLQPDFAIRRAVLLRPAPVLDTVSDADLAGADILVVSGEGDAYRGKSEALAGLLREAGATVTLQVIPGGHDLGPNDARVIREWLATRLPPA, from the coding sequence ATGACCAGCGGTATCCACCATGTGACGCTCATCGCCGCCGATGTTCAGGCCAATGTCGATTTCTATGTCGGCTTTCTCGGTCTGCGGCTGGTCAAGCAAACCGGCGGCTATGAAGACGCGCGCCAGTTGCATCTATTCTATGGCGACTACGCCGCGACGCCGGGTTCGCTCGTCACCTTCCTGATCTGGCAGGGTGGATCGGCCGGCCAGGCTGGGGCGGGTCAGGTCAGCGAACTGGCGCTGGCTATCGCACCGGGCTCGATCGGCTACTGGCTCGAACGCGCACTGCGCTTTCAGGTCAAGGTCGAAGGCACCGCAACCGAATTCGGCGAGCCAGTGCTGCGGTTGCGCGATCCGGATGGCGTCATGGTCAAGCTGGTGGGCGCCGATGTACCCGCGCTCGCCATGCCAGCAGGCGACATTGCTGTCGAGCATGCCATCCGTCGCATTCGGGGCGTGACGCTCCTGTCGGAGGTGCCGGAAGAAACATCTGCCTTCCTGGTCCAGTATTTTGGGTTTCGGGACAGAAAGCAGGAGGGCACGACGCAGCGGCTGGTCTCCGATATCGGCGACAGTCTCGATATTCGCGACGCGTCCGGCTTCTGGCCCGGCGCACCGGGCGCTGGCACAGCGGACCACGTGGCGCTGCGTGCTGTGGATGCGGCAGAAGTCGAGGCCGTCGAGTACGCCTTGCGGCAGCGCAATTCTAGCCTCACCAACCTTCATGATCGCAACTATTTCACCTCTCTCTATGTGCGTGAGCCGGGCGGTACCTTGATCGAGATGGCCAGCGACGGACCGGGCTTCCTGCTGGATGAAACGCTCGAAAAACTGGGCTCCACACTCTTCGTACCGCCCGACGTCCAGGAAGAGGCCGAAGACATCAAGGTCACGCTGCCCCAGTTCGGCCTGCCGGGCGAGGAACGCATGGTCTATCGCGACCTCATCTACACCCACCGCTTCCACACGCCCGAAGCCGTCGACGGCAGTACGCTGGTCCTGTTTCACGGCACCGGTGGCAGCGAAACCGATCTGATGCCGCTGGCGCATCGCGCGGCGCCACGGGCCGCCCTGTTGGGCCTGCGCGGCCGCGCCACCGAAGGCGGCACGCGCCGCTGGTTCCGGGGGCTGGCGCCCATGCTGTTTGACCAGAACGATATCCGCTTTGAAGCGACGGCGATGACGGCCTTCATGACGGAAGTCCGCACGGCCTACGGCATCAGACCCGAACAGATGGTGGGGCTGGGCTATTCCAACGGCGCCAACTTTCTTGCCGCAACGATGCTCTTGCAGCCCGATTTCGCCATCCGCCGCGCGGTGCTGCTCCGCCCCGCACCGGTACTCGATACGGTGTCCGACGCCGACCTCGCGGGAGCGGATATCCTGGTCGTGTCCGGCGAAGGGGACGCCTATCGCGGCAAGAGCGAAGCTCTCGCCGGCCTGCTGCGAGAGGCGGGCGCAACGGTGACGCTGCAGGTGATCCCAGGCGGGCACGACCTCGGCCCGAATGATGCGAGGGTGATCCGAGAGTGGCTGGCGACGCGACTGCCGCCAGCCTGA
- the cobU gene encoding bifunctional adenosylcobinamide kinase/adenosylcobinamide-phosphate guanylyltransferase, producing the protein MTRHVLVLGGARSGKTAFTESLAMRSGSKPAYLATAEALDAEMRDRVASHRAVRGGRFTTIEEPVAVSDALLKAAKHHDVILVDCLTLWITNLLVANEDVSQHVSELGATLVQVKTAKIILVSNEVGLGIVPDNAMARTFRDLAGAAHQRLAQICDDVYFIVAGLPMTLKGEAPVQTEARIHEA; encoded by the coding sequence ATGACACGACATGTGCTTGTGCTGGGCGGAGCACGCTCGGGAAAGACCGCCTTCACGGAAAGCCTCGCCATGCGCTCGGGCAGCAAGCCGGCCTATCTGGCAACGGCCGAAGCGCTTGATGCCGAAATGCGCGATCGAGTCGCCAGCCATCGGGCGGTGCGAGGCGGCCGCTTCACCACTATCGAGGAGCCGGTGGCCGTATCGGACGCGCTGCTCAAGGCGGCGAAGCATCATGACGTTATCCTCGTCGACTGCCTGACGCTGTGGATCACCAACCTGCTTGTCGCCAACGAGGATGTTTCCCAGCATGTGAGCGAGCTGGGCGCCACGCTGGTTCAGGTCAAGACCGCCAAGATCATCCTGGTCAGCAACGAGGTCGGGCTCGGCATCGTGCCCGATAATGCCATGGCCCGCACGTTCCGCGACCTGGCGGGGGCGGCGCATCAGCGGCTCGCCCAGATCTGCGACGATGTCTATTTCATCGTCGCGGGCCTGCCGATGACGCTCAAGGGCGAGGCGCCGGTGCAGACGGAGGCGCGGATACACGAGGCCTGA
- the zwf gene encoding glucose-6-phosphate dehydrogenase produces the protein MSSRIIPVQPFDYVVFGATGDLTKRKLIPALYHRFKDGQFDEQSRIIGASRSKLSDAEFQKAARDAITQFVEKEYQDEKVIDRFVKIFSYVPVDASNPEGSGDLGKALRDDPKIIRAFYLAVAPDLFEPIAEYLSKKKLYRRDARVVIEKPLGHDLTSSMEINDGVAKIFKEDQVYRIDHYLGKETVQNLLALRFANTLFEPIWNSAHIDHVQLTVAESVGAGTRGYYDESGALRDMIQNHMLQLLCLVAMEPPASDDANALRDEKLKVLRALRPIVNGDVAKNTVRGQYKGVKSEATSVAGYQEELPEEKRGSRTETFVALKAEVENWRWSGVPFYFRTGKRMASRASEICIQFKPIPHSIFDHAEGAPKANKLIIRLQPDEGVKLMMMIKDPGPGGMRLREVPLNLSFAQTFSERTPEAYERLLLDVIRGNQTLFMRRDELEAAWKWVDPIREAWDRSSEPPQSYVAGTWGPSGSIALIERDGRTWYEDDN, from the coding sequence GTGTCCAGCCGTATCATTCCCGTCCAGCCCTTCGACTATGTGGTGTTCGGCGCCACGGGTGACCTGACCAAGCGCAAGCTGATCCCGGCGCTCTACCATCGCTTCAAGGATGGTCAGTTCGACGAGCAGAGCCGCATTATCGGCGCCTCGCGCTCCAAGCTGTCAGATGCCGAGTTCCAGAAGGCGGCCCGCGACGCCATCACCCAGTTCGTCGAAAAGGAATATCAGGACGAAAAGGTCATCGACCGCTTCGTCAAGATTTTCTCCTATGTTCCTGTCGATGCCAGCAATCCCGAAGGCTCGGGCGACCTCGGCAAGGCGTTGCGCGATGACCCCAAGATCATCCGCGCCTTCTATCTCGCTGTCGCCCCCGACCTGTTCGAACCGATCGCCGAATATCTGTCCAAGAAGAAGCTCTATCGCCGCGACGCCCGCGTCGTGATCGAGAAGCCGCTTGGGCACGACCTGACCTCGTCGATGGAAATCAACGACGGCGTCGCCAAGATTTTCAAGGAAGATCAGGTCTACCGCATCGACCACTATCTCGGCAAAGAAACGGTGCAAAACCTGTTGGCCCTGCGCTTTGCCAATACGCTGTTCGAGCCGATCTGGAATTCTGCCCATATCGACCACGTCCAGCTCACCGTGGCTGAATCGGTCGGCGCCGGCACGCGCGGCTACTACGACGAATCCGGCGCCCTGCGCGACATGATCCAGAACCACATGCTGCAACTGCTGTGCCTGGTTGCCATGGAGCCACCCGCATCCGACGATGCCAACGCCCTGCGCGACGAAAAGCTCAAGGTGCTGCGCGCGCTGCGCCCCATCGTCAACGGCGATGTCGCCAAGAATACCGTGCGCGGCCAGTATAAGGGCGTGAAGTCCGAGGCCACCTCGGTCGCCGGCTATCAGGAAGAGCTTCCCGAGGAAAAGCGCGGCAGCCGCACCGAGACCTTTGTGGCGCTCAAGGCCGAGGTCGAGAACTGGCGCTGGTCCGGCGTGCCGTTCTACTTCCGCACTGGCAAGCGCATGGCTAGCCGCGCCTCGGAAATCTGCATCCAGTTCAAGCCGATCCCGCATTCGATCTTCGATCATGCCGAGGGCGCGCCCAAGGCCAACAAGCTCATCATCCGCCTGCAGCCCGACGAGGGCGTCAAGCTGATGATGATGATCAAGGACCCGGGCCCGGGCGGCATGCGCCTGCGCGAAGTGCCGCTGAACCTGAGCTTTGCCCAGACCTTCTCCGAGCGCACGCCGGAAGCCTATGAGCGTCTGCTGCTCGACGTTATCCGTGGCAACCAGACCCTGTTCATGCGCCGCGACGAACTCGAAGCCGCCTGGAAGTGGGTCGACCCGATCCGCGAAGCCTGGGACCGCTCGAGCGAACCGCCGCAATCCTATGTCGCCGGCACCTGGGGCCCTAGCGGTTCCATCGCCTTGATCGAACGAGACGGCCGCACCTGGTATGAGGACGACAACTAG
- the pgl gene encoding 6-phosphogluconolactonase: MTIERRTFADKPTLAIELAEAVAERIRTAIAERGSAAIAVSGGSTPARFFQSLGKTKDIDWSKVIVTLVDERWVDETSDRSNALLVNERMLQGPAAVARFFPLYSGGDEPDIAGVAKTNALLADLPQPFAAVVLGMGNDGHTASFFPGGDTLAEALASPGPTIAIRAPGAGEPRITFTLPRLLHTDGLYLHIEGEEKAAVLDTALGDGPIEDMPIRAVLRSGHAVNVYWCP; encoded by the coding sequence GTGACCATCGAACGCCGCACCTTCGCCGATAAGCCCACCCTCGCCATCGAATTGGCCGAGGCCGTTGCCGAGCGCATTCGGACGGCAATCGCGGAGCGCGGCTCGGCGGCAATCGCGGTCAGCGGCGGCTCGACGCCAGCTAGATTCTTCCAGTCGCTGGGTAAGACCAAGGATATCGACTGGTCCAAGGTCATCGTGACCTTGGTCGACGAGCGCTGGGTCGACGAAACCAGCGACCGCTCCAATGCGCTGCTTGTCAACGAGCGCATGTTGCAGGGCCCAGCCGCCGTGGCCCGCTTCTTCCCGCTCTATTCCGGCGGTGACGAGCCCGACATCGCCGGTGTTGCCAAGACGAATGCGTTGCTGGCCGATCTGCCGCAGCCCTTCGCGGCGGTTGTCCTCGGCATGGGCAATGACGGGCACACGGCGTCGTTCTTCCCCGGCGGCGACACGCTGGCCGAAGCTCTGGCTTCGCCCGGTCCGACCATCGCCATCCGGGCGCCCGGCGCGGGCGAGCCGCGTATCACCTTTACCCTTCCGCGTCTCCTCCACACGGATGGGTTGTACCTTCACATCGAAGGGGAGGAAAAGGCCGCCGTTCTCGACACGGCTTTGGGTGATGGTCCCATCGAGGACATGCCCATCCGCGCCGTCTTGCGGTCCGGCCATGCTGTAAACGTCTACTGGTGCCCATAG
- the edd gene encoding phosphogluconate dehydratase: MSVRQAIQDVTDRIAARSRDSRRDYLGRLDAAREAGVNRAVLSCGNLAHAFAACTPAEKAQLAGSKSLNLGIVTSYNDMLSAHQPYQFYPDIIKEAARSIGATAQVAGGVPAMCDGVTQGQPGMDLSLFSRDVIAMSTAIALSHNMFDAAVYLGICDKIVPGLLIGALTFGHLPAVFVPAGPMPSGIPNDEKSKVRQLYAEGKVGRAELLEAESKSYHSAGTCTFYGTANSNQMLMEIMGLHLPGASFVNPGTPLRDALTREATVRALSLTALGNNYTPVGHIVDEKAIVNGLVGLHATGGSTNHTMHLIAIAAAAGLQVTWDDMSELSDATPLLARVYPNGVADVNHFHAAGGMGFLIQELLESGHLHEDVNTVWGGGLSGYTVEAKLVEEKLAFEPAPKESALPKVLTGSKTPFQESGGLKLLSGNLGRSVIKVSAVKEEHRVIEAPARVFHSQEGLQAAFKAGELNGDMIAVVRFAGPKALGMPELHNLTPPLSVLQGRGFKVALVTDGRMSGASGKVPAAIHMTPEAVDGGAISKIRDGDMIRLDANEGTLTFLGDEKEFRSRTPAVQDLRDQHFGMGRELFAGFRSLVGVADRGASVFQ; this comes from the coding sequence ATGTCTGTCCGTCAGGCCATCCAGGATGTTACCGATCGCATAGCGGCGCGCAGCCGCGATAGCCGTCGTGATTATCTCGGCCGTCTCGATGCCGCGCGCGAAGCCGGCGTCAATCGTGCCGTGCTCTCCTGCGGCAACCTCGCCCACGCCTTCGCCGCCTGCACGCCGGCAGAAAAGGCGCAGCTTGCTGGCAGCAAGAGCCTCAATCTCGGCATCGTCACCAGCTATAACGACATGCTGAGCGCGCATCAGCCCTACCAATTCTATCCTGACATCATCAAGGAAGCCGCCCGCTCTATCGGCGCTACGGCGCAGGTCGCCGGCGGCGTTCCCGCCATGTGCGACGGCGTCACCCAGGGCCAGCCGGGCATGGATCTGAGCCTGTTTTCCCGCGACGTCATCGCCATGTCGACCGCCATCGCCCTCAGCCACAACATGTTCGACGCCGCGGTTTACCTGGGCATTTGCGACAAGATCGTCCCCGGCCTGCTCATCGGCGCCCTGACCTTCGGCCACCTGCCAGCCGTCTTCGTGCCCGCCGGCCCCATGCCCTCGGGCATCCCCAATGATGAAAAGAGCAAGGTCCGCCAGCTCTATGCCGAGGGCAAGGTCGGTCGCGCCGAACTGCTCGAAGCCGAAAGCAAGTCCTACCATTCGGCTGGCACCTGCACCTTCTACGGCACTGCCAATTCCAACCAGATGCTGATGGAAATCATGGGCTTGCACCTGCCAGGCGCCAGCTTCGTCAATCCCGGCACGCCACTGCGCGACGCGCTCACCCGCGAGGCCACGGTTCGCGCTTTGTCGCTGACGGCCCTGGGCAATAACTACACCCCGGTCGGCCACATCGTCGACGAAAAGGCCATCGTCAACGGCCTGGTTGGCCTGCATGCTACCGGCGGTTCCACCAACCACACCATGCACCTGATCGCCATCGCCGCCGCGGCCGGCCTCCAGGTCACCTGGGACGACATGAGCGAACTCAGCGACGCCACCCCGCTCCTGGCCCGCGTCTATCCCAACGGCGTCGCCGACGTGAACCACTTCCACGCAGCCGGCGGCATGGGCTTCCTGATTCAGGAATTGCTGGAATCCGGGCATCTGCACGAAGACGTCAATACCGTCTGGGGCGGCGGCCTTTCCGGCTACACCGTCGAAGCCAAGCTGGTCGAAGAAAAACTCGCCTTCGAGCCAGCGCCCAAGGAATCCGCGCTGCCCAAGGTGCTGACTGGTTCAAAGACGCCATTCCAGGAATCCGGTGGTCTCAAGCTGCTGAGCGGCAACCTCGGTCGTTCCGTGATCAAGGTCTCGGCGGTCAAGGAAGAGCATCGAGTCATCGAGGCACCGGCCCGTGTGTTCCACAGTCAGGAAGGCCTCCAGGCGGCGTTCAAGGCTGGAGAGCTCAATGGCGACATGATCGCCGTAGTGCGCTTTGCCGGCCCCAAGGCGCTCGGCATGCCCGAACTGCACAATTTGACCCCGCCACTCAGCGTCCTGCAGGGCCGCGGTTTCAAGGTTGCGCTGGTCACCGACGGCCGTATGTCCGGAGCGTCGGGCAAGGTGCCCGCCGCCATCCACATGACCCCTGAGGCTGTCGACGGCGGCGCCATCAGCAAGATCCGCGACGGCGACATGATCCGCCTCGACGCCAATGAAGGCACGCTCACCTTCCTCGGCGACGAAAAGGAATTCCGCTCCCGCACCCCGGCCGTGCAGGATTTGCGCGACCAGCATTTCGGCATGGGTAGGGAATTGTTCGCAGGCTTCCGCAGCCTGGTCGGCGTGGCGGATAGGGGCGCGAGCGTGTTTCAGTAG